One window of Mangrovibacterium diazotrophicum genomic DNA carries:
- a CDS encoding glycosyltransferase family 39 protein, protein MIKSVSKEWVLIGLIAFFKLALHLLTFANYELHRDALLYFSLGQDLEWGYASVPPGIGLIAALTTTVFGSTTFALRVVPALIGSFSVILIGKIVLELKGGTRAILIACLAFVLSPAFLRSNALFQPVSFNQFFWLLSGLLIIRLVRSENPRYWLLIFFAWALAFLVKYSIAFFIVASLLALVLSENRRLLFSGYFFIGGFLAILLISPNLYWQYQHNWPLVHHMSELQRTQFVNVSVTGFLIDQLLMNLPGVFIWVIGFGVFLLIRKEKKYRFLAFTFLLIVIMLLLLHGKAYYTLGFYSILFALGGVALERYFKPGWQLFCLAFALVILLPLLPFSLPMLGMERMAAYSKPTAEFTNRWEDGNVYALPQDYADMTGWKELGELVGKSWAALPDSVKTNTFIFAQNYGQAGAVNFYGAKYGCPRPICFNDEFLLWAPDSVGSKSLLYIDQDRGDIGFLYQNIQLLGEVQNPYFRENGLKLYFCTDPVPEFPSFYAEKVNRLRAVYTRSK, encoded by the coding sequence ATGATTAAATCGGTTTCCAAAGAATGGGTATTGATCGGACTGATTGCTTTTTTCAAGCTTGCCCTGCATCTCCTCACCTTTGCAAACTATGAACTGCATCGGGATGCGCTGCTCTATTTTTCATTGGGACAAGATCTGGAGTGGGGCTATGCTTCGGTTCCTCCCGGTATCGGGTTGATTGCCGCTTTAACTACGACTGTTTTCGGAAGTACAACCTTCGCGTTACGAGTGGTCCCCGCGCTTATTGGATCCTTCTCAGTTATCCTGATTGGTAAGATTGTGCTTGAATTGAAAGGCGGGACGCGTGCTATTTTGATTGCCTGCCTGGCATTTGTGCTGTCACCTGCTTTTTTGCGTTCAAACGCCTTGTTTCAACCCGTATCGTTTAACCAGTTTTTCTGGTTGTTGTCGGGGCTGTTGATCATCCGTTTGGTTCGAAGCGAAAATCCGCGCTACTGGTTGCTGATCTTCTTTGCGTGGGCACTGGCATTTCTGGTTAAATATTCCATCGCTTTTTTCATCGTTGCCAGCTTGTTGGCACTGGTGCTTAGTGAGAACCGACGCCTTCTGTTTTCGGGTTATTTTTTCATCGGTGGCTTTCTGGCAATTCTCTTAATCTCACCAAACCTGTATTGGCAATACCAGCACAATTGGCCGCTTGTTCACCATATGAGCGAACTGCAACGAACCCAGTTCGTGAATGTTTCGGTTACAGGATTTCTGATTGATCAGTTGCTGATGAACCTGCCTGGCGTTTTTATTTGGGTGATCGGGTTCGGTGTTTTCCTGTTGATCAGGAAGGAAAAGAAATATCGTTTTTTGGCTTTCACCTTTCTGCTGATCGTCATAATGCTCTTACTGCTCCACGGGAAGGCCTATTACACGCTTGGCTTTTATTCTATTTTGTTCGCGCTCGGTGGTGTGGCTCTCGAAAGATACTTCAAACCGGGTTGGCAGCTTTTCTGTCTCGCTTTTGCACTCGTGATTTTATTACCGCTCTTACCTTTTAGTTTGCCGATGCTAGGAATGGAGCGAATGGCGGCTTATTCAAAACCGACGGCTGAATTTACAAACCGCTGGGAGGATGGGAACGTTTATGCCTTGCCTCAGGATTATGCCGATATGACCGGTTGGAAGGAGTTGGGTGAATTGGTTGGCAAAAGTTGGGCGGCGCTACCTGATTCAGTGAAAACGAACACATTCATTTTTGCCCAAAACTACGGGCAAGCGGGGGCTGTTAACTTTTATGGGGCGAAGTATGGTTGCCCGCGCCCCATCTGTTTTAATGATGAGTTTTTGCTTTGGGCGCCCGATAGTGTCGGATCAAAATCGCTGTTGTACATCGACCAGGATCGGGGAGACATCGGCTTTCTTTATCAAAATATTCAATTGTTGGGTGAAGTGCAAAATCCCTATTTCCGTGAAAACGGCTTAAAACTCTACTTCTGCACTGATCCGGTTCCCGAGTTTCCTTCATTTTATGCTGAAAAAGTGAACAGGCTGAGAGCTGTTTACACCAGATCAAAGTAG
- a CDS encoding threonine/serine exporter family protein, producing MEWLLFFEKWIWLGLAAVGFAVLFNVPVRTLWVIFTLGALGGSLKFLTIKLGGGIILGSFFGAMLVGFLSIYAAHFRHAPPFVFAIPSVIPMVPGAFAYRMMLGIIRLTGDVDPKTFMDLMDSTVDNGLKALFVLMGLSLGVSAPMLLTRRESAKQIKIPLKK from the coding sequence ATGGAATGGTTACTGTTTTTTGAGAAATGGATTTGGCTGGGTCTTGCAGCAGTGGGATTTGCCGTGTTGTTCAACGTTCCTGTTCGCACGCTGTGGGTGATCTTTACGCTCGGAGCACTTGGTGGAAGCTTAAAATTTCTGACTATAAAGCTTGGTGGCGGCATCATTTTAGGATCGTTTTTCGGAGCCATGCTCGTCGGATTTCTGAGTATTTACGCCGCTCACTTCCGACATGCGCCACCGTTCGTTTTTGCCATTCCTTCCGTAATCCCGATGGTTCCCGGGGCTTTTGCCTACCGGATGATGCTCGGAATTATCCGCCTTACCGGAGATGTTGATCCCAAAACGTTTATGGATTTGATGGATAGCACAGTTGACAACGGTTTGAAAGCTTTGTTTGTATTGATGGGGCTTTCGCTGGGGGTGTCGGCTCCGATGTTGCTAACTCGCCGCGAATCGGCCAAGCAAATTAAGATTCCGCTGAAAAAATAA
- a CDS encoding threonine/serine exporter family protein, which translates to METAAIKRIQELSKILLEVGAMLMASGANSARIRTTILRIAEAYGYNAELLITHRALMLTVFDEEIDYFHSSLKRTSPHGANFKVVSGISRMSWRIVEEKWTYEQVWTELNRLRSLPHYPRLVILATVALAGASFCRLFGGGPVEMLACFIATFAGLFVRQEAVKKGFNAYLCIFFAAFTSCLIAGASVKFHIGVNPEHAFATSVLYLIPGIPLINSLSDLLDGNIMNGLVRGMNGLMIAFSIALGMLCTILIYNL; encoded by the coding sequence ATGGAAACTGCCGCGATAAAACGAATTCAGGAATTAAGCAAGATATTACTCGAAGTAGGGGCCATGTTGATGGCGTCGGGCGCAAACTCCGCCCGGATCAGGACGACGATTCTGCGGATTGCCGAGGCTTACGGTTACAATGCCGAATTGTTGATTACCCACCGGGCCTTAATGCTTACCGTATTTGATGAGGAGATTGATTATTTCCACAGTAGCCTAAAACGGACTTCACCGCATGGTGCCAATTTTAAGGTGGTTAGTGGAATCAGCCGAATGAGCTGGAGGATCGTTGAGGAGAAATGGACATACGAACAAGTATGGACAGAACTCAACAGGCTGCGCTCGTTGCCACACTATCCACGCCTGGTGATTTTAGCAACAGTTGCCTTGGCCGGTGCTTCTTTTTGCCGTTTGTTCGGTGGTGGCCCTGTCGAAATGCTGGCGTGTTTTATCGCCACATTTGCCGGTTTGTTTGTGCGGCAGGAGGCCGTAAAAAAAGGATTCAACGCTTATTTGTGTATCTTTTTTGCAGCCTTTACTTCATGCCTGATTGCCGGCGCTTCGGTTAAATTTCACATTGGCGTGAATCCCGAACATGCTTTTGCAACTTCTGTCTTGTACCTCATTCCGGGTATTCCGCTTATCAACTCACTTTCCGATTTGCTCGATGGGAACATCATGAATGGATTGGTGAGGGGAATGAACGGGCTGATGATCGCATTTTCGATTGCCTTAGGTATGTTGTGCACAATTCTAATCTATAATCTGTAA
- a CDS encoding circularly permuted type 2 ATP-grasp protein, translated as MAKINIQSYETEGFFDETFNADKTVKPHYHMFADRLQKMGIKKLNLLQHSTDRVQLSLGMTFNVYSDNQGIERILHLDIIPRIVSGTEWDYLEKGLKQRIYALNLFVDDIYNDQKILKDGIIPKELILSSSTYLKQCIGLKPPKGVWVHITGTDIIRGGDGNYYVLEDNLRCPSGVSYMLENREILKRTFPEVFEKLNVRPVANYTHSLRDMLESLSPVSPASIAVLTPGIYNSAYFEHAYLAQQMGAELVEGRDLVVQDDFVYKITTKGLKRVDVIYRRVDDDFIDPEVFRPDSMLGTPGLFRAYLKGNVVLVNAPGTGVADDKAVYAYVPDIIKYYMGEEMILPNVKTYICDRPDEQKYVIENIADLVVKQTDASGGYGMLIGPKSTKEEQEEFVKKIKKNPRNYIAQPTINLSRVPTLTDEGIEGRHVDLRPYILYGNEIKVTPGALTRVALKKGSLVVNSSQGGGSKDTWVVDNI; from the coding sequence ATGGCAAAAATCAACATTCAGAGTTATGAGACGGAAGGATTCTTTGACGAAACTTTCAATGCGGACAAGACAGTAAAGCCACACTACCACATGTTTGCTGACCGGTTGCAAAAAATGGGCATTAAAAAGCTCAATTTATTGCAACATTCCACCGACCGGGTTCAGCTATCACTGGGAATGACATTCAATGTTTACAGTGACAACCAGGGAATTGAACGAATTTTGCACCTGGACATTATCCCCCGAATTGTATCGGGGACCGAGTGGGACTACCTGGAAAAGGGGCTGAAACAACGAATTTATGCCTTAAATCTTTTTGTTGACGATATTTACAACGATCAAAAGATATTGAAGGACGGGATTATCCCGAAAGAATTAATCCTATCTAGTTCAACTTACCTGAAGCAATGTATTGGGTTGAAGCCGCCGAAAGGTGTTTGGGTTCACATTACCGGGACAGATATTATCCGCGGAGGCGACGGTAATTACTATGTTTTGGAAGATAATCTTCGCTGCCCGTCGGGCGTTTCGTACATGCTGGAAAACCGGGAAATTCTGAAACGCACCTTCCCCGAAGTATTTGAAAAACTGAATGTGCGGCCGGTTGCCAATTACACCCACAGTTTAAGAGACATGCTGGAATCGCTCTCCCCTGTTTCACCCGCTTCAATTGCGGTGTTAACGCCCGGAATTTACAATTCCGCTTATTTCGAGCACGCTTACCTGGCGCAGCAAATGGGTGCCGAATTAGTAGAAGGGCGTGATTTGGTGGTGCAGGACGACTTTGTTTACAAAATTACCACCAAAGGGCTTAAACGTGTGGATGTGATCTACCGCCGCGTGGACGACGATTTTATCGATCCCGAAGTATTCCGCCCCGACTCGATGCTGGGAACACCCGGTTTGTTCAGAGCCTATTTGAAGGGAAATGTTGTTTTAGTGAATGCCCCCGGAACCGGTGTTGCCGACGACAAGGCTGTTTACGCCTATGTACCGGACATTATTAAATATTATATGGGCGAAGAGATGATTCTTCCTAACGTGAAAACGTACATCTGCGATCGCCCGGACGAGCAAAAATATGTGATTGAAAACATTGCCGACCTGGTAGTAAAACAAACGGATGCCTCGGGTGGCTACGGAATGCTGATTGGTCCAAAGTCGACCAAAGAGGAACAGGAAGAATTTGTGAAGAAAATCAAAAAAAATCCCCGAAATTATATCGCTCAACCGACAATCAATTTATCGCGGGTTCCGACCCTAACCGATGAAGGAATTGAAGGTCGCCATGTTGATTTACGTCCCTACATTCTTTACGGGAATGAAATTAAAGTGACTCCGGGAGCCTTAACCCGGGTTGCCCTTAAAAAAGGATCCCTGGTGGTGAACTCATCACAAGGCGGTGGAAGTAAAGATACGTGGGTTGTAGATAATATTTAA
- a CDS encoding alpha-E domain-containing protein: MLSRVADAMYWMNRYIERAENYARFMDVSFNLSLELPPHVSEQWQPLIVTTGDWELYQLMYKTVNKQKVIYFLAFDPKNPNSIYNCIINARENARSIRPEITKELWEQINHLYYFVKEGLSKKIWMKKDPRIFFDEIKKGCQLLWGIVDATISRTEGWHFGRIGKMLERADKTSRILDVKYHLLLPSPEYVGSPIDIIQWAALLKSVSAYDMYRKLNGKLTPSGIANFLILDKEFPRSILLCLEHAIISLKMISGNTNGFINQAEKEAGLLTAQLEYADINDIIKTGMHEYLDNIQIKLNKLSQSIADIFFSTDVNISKT; this comes from the coding sequence ATGCTGAGTAGAGTTGCAGATGCCATGTACTGGATGAACCGGTACATCGAAAGGGCTGAAAATTATGCCCGTTTTATGGATGTGAGTTTTAATCTTTCGCTGGAGTTGCCTCCGCATGTTTCCGAGCAATGGCAGCCTCTGATTGTAACCACCGGCGACTGGGAATTGTATCAATTGATGTACAAAACGGTGAACAAGCAAAAGGTCATTTATTTTCTGGCGTTCGATCCCAAGAACCCAAATTCAATTTATAACTGCATTATCAATGCCCGGGAGAATGCCCGTTCAATTCGCCCGGAAATCACCAAGGAACTTTGGGAGCAGATCAACCACCTGTATTATTTTGTGAAAGAAGGTCTTTCAAAGAAAATATGGATGAAAAAGGATCCGCGTATATTCTTTGATGAAATCAAAAAGGGCTGTCAGCTTTTATGGGGAATCGTCGACGCGACGATCTCGAGAACCGAAGGATGGCACTTCGGCCGTATCGGGAAAATGCTGGAACGAGCCGACAAAACATCACGAATTTTGGATGTAAAATACCATCTGTTGCTGCCTTCGCCCGAATACGTTGGTAGTCCTATAGATATCATCCAATGGGCTGCTTTGTTGAAATCAGTGAGCGCCTACGACATGTACCGCAAACTAAACGGGAAACTGACACCATCAGGAATTGCAAACTTCCTGATTCTGGACAAAGAATTCCCGCGGTCGATTTTGTTGTGTTTGGAACATGCTATTATATCGTTGAAGATGATTTCAGGAAATACAAACGGCTTCATCAACCAGGCTGAAAAAGAGGCCGGTTTGTTGACGGCGCAACTGGAATACGCGGATATCAACGACATTATTAAAACCGGCATGCACGAATACCTCGACAATATTCAAATCAAATTGAACAAACTGTCCCAGTCGATTGCTGATATCTTTTTCTCAACAGACGTGAATATTTCAAAAACCTAA
- a CDS encoding transglutaminase family protein, with product MALKVVISHKTTYKYDRMINLSPHVIRLRPAPHSRTPIEAYSIKIKPEDNFFNWQQDPFGNYQARLVFPEKTKELSIEVEIIADLKTINPFDFFVEEYAVDFPFQYDETLQKELAPYLEINESGPLLNEWLGTVDRAERKTIDFLIDLNQKLYKHLNYTIRMEPGVQSCEETLTRKSGSCRDFAWVMVQAMRHLGIGARFVSGYLVQLKSDEKSLDGPSGPEEDFTDLHAWAEAYVPGAGWIGFDATSGLLAGEGHIPLACTPNYQSAAPVTGYTDVCETEFFHSNTVTRIFESPRVTKPYTEEQWQAIYNLGFEVEQELQDQDVRLTMGGEPTFVSIDDMESEQWNTAADGPHKRDLASDLSKRLIERFGKGGVLHHAQGKWYPGEPLPRWQIGLFWRKDGLPVWKNPELLASFTRDYRVDTGTPELFLKTLTQYLGMTDETIIPAYEDVFYFLWEEGRLPVDVDPLKSDLKDPLERQRLSEILKTGMNTPVGFVLPLNRYRTRWVSSQWEFRKKYLFLTPGTSPVGLRLPLSSLLASPSWDSEPIFEPDLYSPVGPLGEYHELTQNRKKAGPPVENLPQPFIRTAICAEVRENKLYIFLPPLDSAEVFLDLAAALEAAATELKVPIILEGYEPPRDNRMEQMKVTPDPGVIEVNIHPANNWKELSDNTLALYEEARQARLGTEKFMLDGKHTGTGGGNHVTLGGSTPSDSPLLRNPNLLRSLLTFWQHHPGLSYLFSGAFIGPTSQAPRVDEGRYENLYELEIAFEQIPEGKEVPYWLTDRLFRHMLTDITGNTHRAEFCIDKLYSPDSSSGRLGILELRAFDMPPHAQMSLMQMLLVRTLVAWFWREPYKHKLVRWGTDLHDRFLMEHYVKEDIKDVVEQLNNAGYPFKLDWFDPFFEFRFPLYGMLNIEGIDIDLRMAIEPWHVLGEEMTGRGTSRYVDSSVERVQIKLNNFVDERYVLTCNGLKVPLNYTGKKGEYVCGIRYKAWQPWSSLHPTIGVDTPLVFDIVDTWNKRSIGGCTYFVSHPGGRSYDTYPVNSYEAESRRINRFWDFGHTQGEIIDPETQALNLAPGRKIRPHKVIKTFNYKEIPVSLEFPHTLDLRHNWKIN from the coding sequence ATGGCTTTAAAAGTTGTCATCTCACATAAAACAACGTACAAATATGACAGGATGATCAACCTGTCTCCGCATGTCATTCGGTTACGTCCGGCACCACACAGCCGCACGCCTATCGAGGCTTATTCCATCAAAATCAAGCCTGAAGATAATTTCTTCAACTGGCAACAGGATCCGTTTGGAAACTACCAGGCTCGGTTGGTTTTTCCGGAAAAGACAAAAGAACTGTCGATCGAGGTCGAAATCATTGCTGATTTAAAGACCATCAATCCCTTCGACTTTTTCGTGGAAGAGTACGCTGTCGACTTTCCGTTTCAATATGACGAAACGCTTCAAAAAGAATTAGCGCCTTATCTCGAGATTAACGAAAGTGGCCCCCTTTTGAACGAATGGCTGGGCACGGTTGACCGGGCTGAACGCAAAACAATCGACTTTTTGATCGATCTGAATCAGAAGCTTTACAAGCATCTGAATTACACCATCCGCATGGAGCCCGGTGTTCAAAGCTGCGAAGAAACACTCACGAGAAAATCCGGTTCGTGCCGCGATTTTGCCTGGGTGATGGTTCAGGCCATGCGCCATTTGGGTATCGGAGCCCGATTTGTTTCCGGCTACTTGGTGCAGCTCAAATCCGACGAAAAATCGCTGGACGGGCCATCGGGTCCTGAAGAAGATTTCACCGACCTGCATGCCTGGGCCGAAGCTTACGTTCCCGGTGCCGGATGGATTGGCTTCGACGCCACTTCCGGGCTGCTCGCGGGCGAAGGGCACATCCCGCTGGCTTGTACGCCAAACTACCAAAGTGCAGCCCCTGTTACCGGCTACACCGATGTTTGCGAAACCGAATTCTTTCACTCCAATACCGTAACCCGGATATTCGAATCGCCGCGTGTTACGAAGCCTTATACGGAAGAACAATGGCAGGCAATTTATAACCTTGGTTTCGAAGTTGAGCAAGAACTGCAGGACCAGGATGTGCGGCTGACCATGGGTGGCGAACCAACTTTCGTTTCCATCGACGACATGGAGTCAGAACAATGGAACACCGCTGCCGACGGACCGCACAAGCGTGATCTGGCCTCCGATCTTTCCAAGCGCCTGATCGAGCGATTTGGTAAAGGCGGTGTGCTTCATCATGCGCAAGGCAAATGGTACCCCGGCGAGCCACTGCCCCGCTGGCAAATTGGGTTATTCTGGCGGAAAGACGGGCTACCTGTTTGGAAGAATCCTGAGCTGCTGGCATCCTTTACCCGCGATTACCGGGTTGATACAGGTACACCGGAGCTTTTCCTGAAAACCCTCACCCAATATTTGGGAATGACTGATGAAACTATCATTCCGGCCTACGAAGACGTTTTCTATTTCTTATGGGAAGAAGGCCGTCTGCCGGTTGATGTTGACCCGTTGAAAAGTGATTTAAAAGATCCGCTGGAACGCCAGCGGTTGTCCGAAATATTGAAAACCGGCATGAATACGCCGGTTGGCTTTGTACTTCCGCTGAACCGCTACCGCACACGTTGGGTCAGCAGCCAGTGGGAATTCCGCAAAAAATATTTGTTCCTGACCCCCGGTACATCACCCGTCGGGTTGAGACTTCCGCTAAGTTCACTTTTGGCAAGTCCGAGTTGGGACAGTGAACCGATTTTCGAACCCGATTTGTACTCGCCGGTGGGCCCACTTGGCGAATATCACGAACTGACTCAGAATCGGAAGAAAGCCGGCCCTCCGGTTGAAAATCTGCCACAACCTTTTATCCGCACCGCTATTTGTGCTGAGGTTCGGGAAAACAAGTTGTACATTTTCCTTCCTCCGCTGGACAGTGCTGAAGTATTTTTGGACTTAGCCGCTGCATTGGAAGCAGCAGCGACAGAACTCAAAGTTCCCATTATTTTAGAAGGCTACGAGCCGCCACGCGATAACCGCATGGAACAGATGAAAGTGACTCCCGACCCGGGCGTTATTGAAGTCAACATTCACCCGGCAAACAATTGGAAAGAACTATCGGATAATACCCTGGCCTTGTACGAAGAAGCCCGTCAAGCACGGCTTGGAACTGAGAAGTTTATGCTTGATGGCAAACATACCGGAACCGGTGGTGGTAACCACGTAACGCTTGGCGGAAGCACGCCATCCGACAGTCCGCTGCTGCGAAACCCGAATTTGCTGCGCAGCCTGTTGACTTTCTGGCAACATCACCCGGGTTTGTCATACCTTTTCTCCGGTGCCTTTATCGGGCCAACCAGCCAGGCTCCGCGTGTCGACGAAGGTCGTTACGAAAACCTCTACGAACTGGAAATTGCGTTTGAGCAAATTCCGGAGGGAAAGGAAGTTCCGTACTGGCTGACTGACCGCTTGTTCCGCCACATGCTGACCGATATTACCGGAAACACACACCGTGCAGAATTTTGTATCGATAAATTATATTCACCTGATTCATCTTCCGGCCGCCTTGGAATCCTTGAACTTCGGGCTTTCGACATGCCGCCGCATGCTCAAATGAGCCTAATGCAAATGTTGCTTGTTCGGACACTTGTAGCCTGGTTCTGGCGCGAACCCTACAAACACAAATTGGTGCGCTGGGGTACCGATCTGCACGATCGCTTCCTGATGGAGCACTACGTGAAAGAAGATATTAAAGATGTGGTTGAACAGCTGAATAATGCCGGATATCCGTTCAAACTCGATTGGTTCGACCCCTTCTTCGAATTCCGCTTCCCGCTTTACGGTATGCTGAATATTGAAGGCATTGATATCGATTTGCGCATGGCCATTGAACCCTGGCACGTACTGGGCGAAGAAATGACCGGCCGCGGAACTTCCCGCTACGTGGACTCATCGGTCGAACGCGTTCAGATTAAACTGAACAATTTTGTGGATGAGCGCTATGTACTCACCTGTAACGGATTGAAGGTTCCGTTGAACTACACCGGTAAAAAAGGTGAATACGTTTGCGGCATTCGTTACAAGGCTTGGCAGCCGTGGTCGTCACTTCACCCGACGATCGGTGTGGATACGCCCCTGGTTTTCGATATTGTCGATACCTGGAACAAACGCTCCATTGGCGGATGTACCTATTTTGTTTCGCACCCGGGGGGCCGATCGTACGACACCTACCCGGTAAACAGCTACGAAGCAGAATCGCGCCGTATCAACCGCTTCTGGGATTTTGGCCATACCCAGGGTGAAATTATCGATCCGGAAACGCAGGCGCTGAACCTGGCGCCGGGACGAAAAATACGGCCACATAAAGTGATTAAAACGTTCAATTACAAAGAAATTCCTGTAAGTTTGGAATTCCCGCACACATTGGACCTTCGACACAACTGGAAAATTAACTAA